One stretch of Thermococcus sp. M36 DNA includes these proteins:
- the amrS gene encoding AmmeMemoRadiSam system radical SAM enzyme encodes MREALYWEHEGGYRVRCTLCPVNCIIDDGHTGSCRVRKNIGGKLYTLNYGKVSSIAADPVEKKPLFHFWPGSCALSISSVGCNMHCRYCQNWEISQAGEEFPYLRDVPPRDVVSLAQRYGCESIAYTYNEPVVWYEFVLDTAKLARREGIHNLLITNGYINEEPFRELAPYIDAMNIDIKAFNDGFYMRVTGVPGGEPSKKTAVLAKREFGIHVELTYLIIPTLNDREEEIRAFARWVVEELGDDTPVHFSRFFPHYRLTDLPPTPVRTVEMAYRIAREEGLKFVYIGNVPGHEGENTYCPKCGKPLIVRWGFEITEYHIKNGKCEYCGEPIPVVGTYLKKRYNWMWW; translated from the coding sequence ATGAGGGAAGCCCTTTACTGGGAGCATGAGGGCGGATACAGGGTGAGGTGCACGCTGTGTCCGGTCAACTGCATAATTGATGATGGCCATACCGGCTCCTGCCGCGTCAGGAAAAACATCGGGGGGAAGCTCTACACGCTCAACTACGGTAAGGTCTCCTCCATAGCCGCGGACCCCGTCGAAAAGAAGCCCCTCTTTCACTTCTGGCCGGGTTCCTGTGCCCTGTCCATAAGCTCTGTAGGGTGCAACATGCACTGCAGGTACTGCCAGAACTGGGAGATAAGCCAGGCCGGGGAAGAGTTTCCGTACCTCCGAGACGTACCGCCGAGGGATGTAGTCTCGCTCGCGCAGAGGTACGGCTGTGAGAGCATAGCATACACGTACAATGAACCTGTGGTGTGGTACGAGTTTGTCCTTGACACTGCGAAACTTGCAAGGAGGGAAGGCATCCACAACCTGCTCATTACGAACGGCTACATCAACGAGGAGCCCTTCAGGGAACTCGCACCCTACATTGACGCCATGAATATAGACATAAAAGCCTTTAACGACGGCTTCTACATGAGGGTAACGGGGGTTCCCGGAGGGGAGCCAAGCAAGAAGACGGCGGTTCTGGCTAAGAGGGAGTTCGGCATCCACGTCGAGCTTACGTACCTGATTATTCCCACGCTCAACGACCGTGAGGAGGAGATAAGAGCTTTTGCGAGGTGGGTGGTTGAGGAGCTCGGCGATGATACGCCTGTCCACTTCTCACGCTTCTTTCCCCACTACCGGCTGACCGACCTCCCACCCACCCCCGTACGAACCGTCGAAATGGCGTACAGGATTGCCAGGGAGGAGGGGCTGAAGTTCGTTTACATCGGCAACGTGCCGGGTCATGAGGGAGAGAACACGTACTGCCCGAAATGCGGCAAACCTTTAATAGTGCGCTGGGGATTTGAGATTACGGAGTACCACATAAAGAATGGGAAGTGCGAATACTGCGGTGAACCCATCCCCGTTGTCGGGACGTACCTGAAAAAGCGATATAACTGGATGTGGTGGTGA
- a CDS encoding S-layer protein, with the protein MKVKKIAALAIGAAMVGATMGLASAQESMPPKSFFVNADGTPNVKIVVGSNAAAMDVASAADIAVALGSLLYTKEQTDAQADYVKIKVDHPAETVAQWTIYAYDYQTMTRDHGMSYGDSDFQNWATDYDQLGATYWWNGAYDADGNQIGFVYNYTEWSQAFSVPVHLENKDSVDTYNDVNWHITLSNIQLSADNWGGTIPPKSADLVIGENNVKVFVDYVLYNYSITTTVTTREAMPEWGISEVTDTQSEYYIGDTWEVQANGGSIVGDPIVDGVREGDTFTVFGKEYTVLEIPDNTTFVGGVYKGKYSIQRGSQQEIDGWKIVLEDITLPGIGEEGVFVTVYDPYGNLAKDVDGNDVIKEFVPLGTAVEFTGSDGKKIRIKPTNVFVGMDPENVFADIEVSVNIQTFTSGEYTITYDGKSWVMYLGIADEGGTYVIKNVTLYNKDELKGNPVDIFGKYDLGYRFESKTLKEADVDYDINGDGDKEDTLMVAYAYVYLKEKEGWSETVEFQVGDDYNGGTISAIETKVMTNVVKPVSEPITYMDFEINMDDPGANLILIGGPVANTITKWLVDQGISQVDWYNSPGDIEYLQDVFGNYDVVIVAGATRNETRAAAKKLMDYLAGL; encoded by the coding sequence ATGAAAGTGAAGAAGATCGCGGCCCTTGCCATCGGTGCCGCAATGGTTGGAGCCACCATGGGCCTCGCCAGCGCTCAGGAAAGCATGCCGCCAAAGAGCTTCTTTGTTAACGCCGATGGAACCCCGAACGTTAAAATCGTCGTTGGAAGCAACGCCGCTGCGATGGATGTTGCCAGCGCCGCTGACATAGCGGTTGCCCTTGGAAGCCTTCTCTACACCAAGGAGCAGACTGACGCTCAGGCTGATTACGTCAAGATCAAGGTTGACCACCCCGCTGAAACTGTCGCCCAGTGGACCATCTACGCCTACGACTACCAGACCATGACCAGGGACCACGGAATGAGCTACGGCGACAGCGACTTCCAGAACTGGGCCACCGACTACGACCAGCTCGGCGCCACCTACTGGTGGAACGGCGCCTACGACGCTGACGGCAACCAGATCGGCTTTGTCTACAACTACACCGAGTGGAGCCAGGCCTTCAGCGTCCCGGTTCACCTCGAGAACAAGGACAGCGTCGACACCTACAACGACGTCAACTGGCACATAACCCTCAGCAACATCCAGCTCTCAGCCGACAACTGGGGCGGAACCATCCCGCCGAAGAGCGCCGACCTCGTCATCGGCGAGAACAACGTCAAGGTCTTTGTTGACTACGTCCTCTACAACTACAGCATCACTACGACCGTCACCACCAGGGAGGCCATGCCCGAGTGGGGCATCTCCGAGGTCACCGACACCCAGAGCGAGTACTACATCGGTGACACTTGGGAGGTCCAGGCCAACGGCGGCAGCATAGTCGGCGACCCCATCGTTGACGGTGTCAGGGAAGGCGACACCTTCACCGTCTTCGGCAAGGAGTACACCGTCCTCGAGATCCCGGACAACACCACCTTCGTCGGCGGTGTCTACAAGGGCAAGTACTCGATCCAGAGGGGCAGCCAGCAGGAGATCGACGGCTGGAAGATCGTCCTTGAGGACATAACCCTTCCGGGCATCGGCGAGGAGGGCGTCTTCGTCACCGTCTACGACCCGTACGGAAATCTTGCCAAGGACGTTGACGGCAACGACGTCATAAAGGAGTTCGTCCCGCTCGGAACCGCCGTCGAGTTTACCGGCTCCGACGGCAAGAAGATCAGGATCAAGCCCACCAACGTCTTCGTGGGTATGGATCCTGAGAACGTCTTCGCCGACATCGAGGTCTCAGTCAACATCCAGACCTTCACGAGCGGTGAGTACACCATTACCTACGATGGAAAGAGCTGGGTTATGTACCTCGGAATTGCCGACGAGGGCGGAACCTACGTCATCAAGAACGTCACCCTCTACAACAAGGACGAGCTCAAGGGCAACCCGGTCGACATCTTCGGCAAGTACGACCTCGGCTACAGGTTCGAGTCCAAGACCCTCAAGGAGGCTGACGTTGACTACGACATAAACGGCGACGGCGACAAGGAAGACACCCTCATGGTCGCCTACGCCTACGTCTACCTCAAGGAGAAGGAGGGCTGGAGCGAGACCGTTGAGTTCCAGGTCGGCGACGACTACAACGGAGGCACCATATCTGCCATCGAGACCAAGGTCATGACCAACGTCGTCAAGCCGGTCTCAGAGCCGATAACCTACATGGACTTCGAGATCAACATGGACGACCCCGGAGCGAACCTCATCCTCATCGGTGGTCCGGTTGCCAACACCATAACCAAGTGGCTCGTTGACCAGGGAATCAGCCAGGTTGACTGGTACAACAGCCCAGGCGACATCGAGTACCTCCAGGACGTCTTCGGCAACTACGATGTTGTCATCGTTGCCGGTGCCACCAGGAACGAGACCAGGGCCGCCGCCAAGAAGCTTATGGACTACCTCGCTGGCCTCTGA
- a CDS encoding lysylphosphatidylglycerol synthase transmembrane domain-containing protein — protein MTMVESISSEVSQYFSVLRGASVEYIALALVTYYVSVLLYALRWRLILRGIGREAPMGELVKAIMASIFMNNVTPMSRGGGELLRIAWVSRRVNIPAGMSAVSIVYERILETIPVMVLFLVGLTYFSSEPAVPVAIGAAGIALIWIKWDSFVRVSLRVFRTEATPEELKRITALRSLHNINLAAVGLSSAVWVLDVVRLKLITLAFGLSLSWGLVAVVSVANLVLGLMAFTPGGIGIIEGGLVGTLIHFGLPSTLAVSVTLLERLVSYVISSAVGFLVLLTSGGVEIWRALRSQ, from the coding sequence ATGACTATGGTGGAGAGTATTTCATCGGAGGTTTCCCAGTATTTCTCGGTGCTCAGGGGCGCGTCGGTGGAGTACATAGCCCTTGCGCTGGTGACGTACTACGTCAGCGTTCTGCTGTACGCGCTCAGGTGGAGGCTCATACTCCGGGGCATTGGCAGGGAGGCTCCCATGGGGGAGCTCGTGAAGGCAATAATGGCCTCGATATTCATGAATAACGTTACCCCCATGAGCCGGGGCGGGGGGGAGCTTCTGAGGATAGCGTGGGTCTCCAGGAGGGTGAACATCCCGGCCGGTATGTCTGCTGTCAGCATAGTCTACGAACGGATACTGGAAACCATCCCGGTGATGGTGCTGTTCCTGGTTGGGCTGACCTACTTCTCATCCGAACCGGCAGTACCTGTCGCCATCGGGGCGGCGGGTATAGCGCTGATCTGGATAAAGTGGGACTCCTTCGTCAGGGTGTCCCTCAGGGTGTTCCGTACTGAAGCAACCCCGGAAGAGCTGAAGCGCATAACTGCACTTAGGAGCCTCCATAACATCAACTTAGCTGCCGTTGGCCTCAGCTCCGCGGTGTGGGTGCTCGATGTTGTACGTCTGAAGCTGATAACACTGGCCTTTGGTCTCAGTCTCTCGTGGGGGCTCGTGGCCGTTGTCTCGGTAGCAAACCTGGTTCTCGGCCTGATGGCGTTCACACCCGGAGGGATCGGCATCATTGAGGGCGGACTGGTGGGGACTTTGATACACTTTGGGCTCCCCTCCACTCTGGCGGTCTCTGTGACCCTGCTGGAAAGGCTGGTCTCCTACGTGATCAGCAGTGCGGTGGGCTTTTTGGTGCTCCTGACGTCTGGAGGGGTTGAAATATGGAGAGCCTTAAGATCGCAATAG
- a CDS encoding thiamine-phosphate kinase, whose protein sequence is MEREIIGMFMAHLRKQGDLPLGDDAGAIRIGREWLVATNDMLVRKTDVPDIMTPEQVGFKAVTMNVSDVAAMGAKPIGFLFSLGVPSDVDRDYLEGIARGIGRALEFYDVPVLSADTNEADDLIIDGIALGRTERLLTRSGAKPGDLVCITGDVGRALAGLLVWMNGVETSARVRRALYEKLLEPRARVDEGVEISSIATAAIDVSDGLSKELHIIAETSGVGMEIRGEDIPIVDEVREAARALGISPLEIALASGEEFELVFTLPEEKLHECRADCHVIGRVTEGRGVYITSQGKRLKMPLLGWEHFSAVRSGRYRQLFR, encoded by the coding sequence ATGGAACGTGAGATAATAGGGATGTTCATGGCGCACCTCAGAAAACAGGGTGACCTCCCTCTCGGCGACGATGCGGGTGCGATACGAATCGGCCGGGAGTGGCTGGTAGCAACTAACGATATGCTTGTGAGAAAAACCGACGTCCCAGACATAATGACACCGGAGCAGGTGGGGTTCAAGGCCGTGACAATGAACGTGAGCGACGTCGCTGCTATGGGTGCCAAGCCCATAGGCTTCCTGTTTTCCCTAGGGGTTCCAAGTGACGTGGATCGGGACTATCTGGAGGGGATCGCCAGGGGCATAGGGAGGGCGCTTGAATTCTACGACGTCCCTGTTCTGAGCGCCGATACCAACGAGGCCGACGACCTGATAATTGACGGTATCGCCTTGGGGAGGACGGAGAGGCTCCTGACGAGAAGTGGGGCAAAGCCCGGTGACCTCGTCTGCATCACGGGCGATGTGGGGCGGGCGCTGGCGGGCCTCCTCGTGTGGATGAACGGTGTTGAAACGAGCGCGCGGGTCAGGAGGGCCCTCTACGAAAAGCTGCTGGAGCCCAGAGCCAGGGTTGATGAGGGGGTTGAAATAAGCAGCATCGCTACGGCCGCAATAGACGTAAGCGACGGTCTTTCCAAGGAGCTCCACATAATCGCTGAGACGAGCGGTGTGGGGATGGAGATCAGGGGTGAGGACATTCCTATCGTGGATGAGGTTCGGGAAGCCGCCCGTGCCCTTGGAATCAGTCCCCTGGAGATAGCCCTGGCCAGCGGAGAGGAGTTCGAGCTTGTTTTTACTCTCCCGGAAGAAAAACTGCATGAGTGCAGGGCGGACTGCCACGTGATAGGCAGGGTTACGGAAGGGAGGGGGGTCTACATTACTTCCCAGGGAAAACGGTTAAAAATGCCCCTCCTGGGCTGGGAACACTTCAGTGCAGTCCGATCAGGCAGGTATAGACAGTTGTTCCGATAA
- a CDS encoding glycosyltransferase family 4 protein, translated as MESLKIAIASDWFYPKIGGIESHIDELARNLSAIGHEPYVITHDYRYMKPYPDSFPYPVVRFSAALYFRKYHASIGISQLMKINEFYKRADFDITHIHSIYSPLAVAVSKVSRGIRNVPVVATNHSFYGSPLLDPIVGPFVRYNLRRVDTFIAVSTPVAEDTRELMGRALKNRPVVVIPNGIDVKKWRLPETEEREKARRDIGVRDELVILYLGRMTERKQAHRIPFMIKKALEESGFPKKKLRLVMIGDGPMRPLLEKNLVQTGVGEVAELYGFMERGRLLPVYWAADVVLMPGILEAFPVVGLEAMATGTPIVGRNESGLSDMVVHGVTGLLADSEEGMARNLAEVLRNPEVLADMGVEARKRAEKEFSWEVILRRILWVYRFTMEAGRETDGRYLMYRLMRRLG; from the coding sequence ATGGAGAGCCTTAAGATCGCAATAGCCAGCGACTGGTTCTACCCTAAAATCGGGGGCATTGAGTCGCACATTGATGAGCTGGCCCGCAACCTTTCCGCCATCGGCCACGAACCGTACGTTATAACCCACGACTACAGGTATATGAAGCCCTATCCGGACAGCTTCCCCTATCCGGTTGTCCGTTTTTCCGCGGCCCTGTACTTCAGGAAGTACCACGCAAGCATCGGCATAAGCCAGCTGATGAAAATAAACGAGTTCTACAAGAGGGCCGACTTTGATATAACCCACATCCACAGCATATACTCACCCCTCGCGGTGGCCGTCTCAAAGGTGTCCAGGGGAATAAGGAACGTCCCTGTAGTTGCCACAAACCACTCGTTCTACGGTAGCCCCCTGCTCGACCCCATAGTGGGGCCCTTTGTGCGGTACAACCTCCGGAGGGTTGATACGTTCATCGCGGTCAGCACCCCTGTAGCAGAGGACACAAGGGAACTCATGGGGAGGGCCCTGAAAAACCGCCCGGTGGTTGTGATTCCAAACGGGATTGACGTTAAGAAATGGCGCCTCCCGGAAACGGAGGAACGCGAGAAGGCCCGCAGGGATATAGGGGTTCGGGATGAGCTCGTCATCCTGTACCTCGGGAGAATGACCGAGAGGAAGCAGGCCCACAGGATACCTTTTATGATTAAAAAGGCCCTGGAAGAAAGCGGTTTTCCTAAGAAGAAGCTCAGACTCGTGATGATAGGGGACGGGCCGATGAGGCCCCTGCTGGAGAAAAACTTGGTACAAACTGGTGTCGGGGAAGTGGCCGAGCTGTACGGCTTCATGGAGAGGGGAAGGCTCCTGCCGGTTTACTGGGCCGCTGACGTGGTCTTAATGCCAGGGATCCTGGAGGCGTTCCCCGTGGTCGGGCTTGAGGCTATGGCTACAGGAACCCCGATTGTCGGGAGAAACGAAAGCGGGCTGTCCGACATGGTGGTTCACGGTGTCACCGGCCTCCTTGCAGATAGTGAGGAGGGGATGGCGCGGAACCTCGCCGAGGTTCTCAGAAACCCTGAGGTGCTCGCCGACATGGGTGTAGAGGCAAGGAAGCGGGCTGAAAAGGAGTTCTCTTGGGAGGTCATCCTGCGGCGCATCCTGTGGGTGTATCGCTTCACGATGGAGGCGGGGAGAGAAACTGACGGAAGGTACCTGATGTACAGGCTCATGAGGAGGCTGGGATGA
- a CDS encoding polysaccharide deacetylase family protein: MRVLMTFDVEHDCPPYLTSTRGMEMGLPRVLDLLSEKGVKATFFFTARMAEKFPELVKRVVDEGHELGSHGYDHERLDRIEPEAGRKAIEKSLAVLRKFGDVVSFRAPNLQFPNYYYDILSKNGILVDSSKAVYKGYRGGIRLFGNVLEVPASVTSSVLRLPWGIQRFIHSVLGEPRVYFAHPWEFVPMQGERIRWDCRFNTGDRALELLARLIDYHRRNGAKFLTMGDYHDEHTKDLNGASRI; encoded by the coding sequence ATGAGGGTTTTAATGACGTTTGATGTTGAACACGACTGCCCCCCTTACCTGACGAGCACCAGGGGTATGGAGATGGGACTTCCGAGGGTTCTGGATCTCCTCTCGGAAAAGGGCGTCAAGGCGACCTTTTTCTTCACGGCCAGAATGGCCGAGAAATTTCCCGAGCTCGTGAAACGTGTCGTTGATGAGGGACACGAGCTGGGAAGCCACGGTTATGACCATGAGAGGCTCGACAGGATAGAACCCGAAGCTGGCAGGAAGGCGATAGAGAAGTCTTTGGCGGTTCTCCGGAAGTTCGGGGATGTTGTGTCGTTCAGGGCCCCCAACCTGCAGTTCCCTAATTATTATTATGATATACTCTCGAAGAACGGCATCCTGGTGGACTCGTCAAAGGCCGTCTATAAGGGCTACCGGGGTGGGATAAGGCTTTTCGGGAACGTCCTTGAGGTTCCTGCATCGGTAACCTCCTCGGTACTGCGCCTTCCCTGGGGGATACAGCGCTTCATCCACAGCGTGCTGGGTGAGCCAAGGGTATATTTTGCTCATCCGTGGGAGTTCGTGCCGATGCAGGGCGAAAGGATACGGTGGGACTGCAGGTTCAACACAGGAGACAGGGCCCTTGAGCTCCTTGCGAGGCTCATTGACTACCACAGAAGGAATGGTGCAAAGTTCCTGACCATGGGGGATTACCACGATGAACACACCAAAGACTTAAACGGGGCTAGCCGTATTTAA